One genomic region from Yarrowia lipolytica chromosome 1C, complete sequence encodes:
- a CDS encoding uncharacterized protein (Compare to YALI0C20801g, no similarity), whose product MTNPGAVAVCNAEIQPLIARVLDTAFHFDVETGSLVFHNHIHLINWVFIKSWVYLRDSLVVLNCTYRYIFFLLHISLT is encoded by the coding sequence ATGACCAACCCCGGCGCCGTGGCCGTGTGCAACGCGGAGATCCAGCCCTTGATCGCGAGGGTCTTAGACACAGCTTTTCATTTCGATGTAGAGACTGGGTCTCTAGTATTTCATAATCATATACATTTAATTAATTGGGTATTTATAAAGTCATGGGTGTATTTGAGAGATAGTCTAGTTGTATTGAATTGTACTTACAGatacattttttttcttctgcATATTAGTTTAACTTGA
- a CDS encoding uncharacterized protein (Compare to YALI0C20823g, similar to uniprot|Q8WZL3 Yarrowia lipolytica Opt1 protein), translating to MSFEKEKPVVTDEKDTAVGEVHDVCEVQPHIMDWIARQLGIPPNDIDGTYPPEVAFMAEKFSEMTESEAVEICTKALHSHRVDPNFKDAYKDQLADLLDALNGTNYSDEKDDLESPYNDPVERAMLLKYWATLFNWWSPYPEVRAVTDPIDEDNTTVMTWRVILLGTIWVAVSAFVNQFFEPRLPGISLSASVVQLLLYPSGRLLQYCLPDWGLTFRGNRYTLNPGRWSQKEQLLCTIMVNCAAGTPYVTSNIFVQYMPMFYNQSWAGGFGYSFLLMLVTQFMGFGLAGLLRRVAVYPIMSMWPTILPTLAVNKALLAPNRRESINGWTLSRYTFFFIVFIGSFLYFWVPNYLWQAFSTWNWMTWIAPNNADLAIVTGSFGGMGYNPIPTFDWNMITGGISPILMPLYTSINFVGGVFVSGLVIMAIYYTNNNYTRWIPINTNELYDNTGNPFDVKKILTNFVFDDEKYRKYSPPYYSAANLVTYGAFFAMYPMSFVYSILCHYETMGVALKDTWKSLRYIHRSNFEGLEDPFSRIQRKHKEVPDWWFYCILLIMFGLSIALVEHWPTDTPVWVIVLCLGLVVIFLFPFTIFASLTGVSLTLNVLAELIVGYALPGKFQALNTAKALTVQIAGQAQNYASDQKLTHYAHLPPRSIFSCQLWATLVNGLVCLGVLQFQMHDVKDICDPHNKLKFTCPGETTFFSASVIWGVIGPKRIFDHQYPALKWMFLLGAGLAMCFWAAQILIPNLLMKKYPIKTRKIQKIQRMLLSVNPILVVNAFIAGWAPTNLSYFTGGLYVALLFNGYIKNRFLAWWRKYAYVFSAAMDTGIALSGIIIFFAVQYNDYSISWWGNNVIAEGLDYNGVPPPPLPDVGYFGPGPDHYP from the coding sequence ATGTCTTTTGAGAAAGAAAAACCTGTTGTGACTGACGAGAAGGATACCGCCGTTGGCGAGGTTCACGACGTTTGCGAGGTCCAACCTCACATTATGGACTGGATTGCTCGTCAACTTGGTATCCCACCTAACGATATCGACGGTACCTATCCTCCTGAGGTTGCCTTCATGGCTGAGAAGTTTTCTGAGATGACCGAGAGCGAAGCGGTGGAGATTTGCACAAAGGCTCTTCACAGTCATAGGGTCGACCCCAACTTCAAGGACGCCTACAAGGATCAGCTGGCTGATCTATTGGACGCTCTGAATGGCACCAACTATTCTGATGAGAAAGATGACTTGGAATCCCCATACAATGATCCCGTTGAACGAGCCATGCTTCTCAAGTACTGGGCCACTCTCTTCAATTGGTGGTCTCCTTATCCCGAGGTAAGAGCCGTAACTGACCCCATCGATGAAGATAACACCACAGTGATGACCTGGCGAGTTATCCTGCTAGGTACCATCTGGGTCGCGGTGTCGGCCTTTGTCAACCAGTTCTTCGAGCCTCGACTTCCCGGTATTTCTCTGAGTGCCTCCGTcgtccagctgctgctctaTCCCTCCGGTAGACTGTTGCAATACTGTCTGCCAGACTGGGGGTTGACTTTTCGAGGAAACAGATACACCCTCAACCCTGGACGATGGTCGCAGAAAGAACAGCTGCTGTGCACCATCATGGTCAACTGTGCTGCTGGTACCCCCTACGTCACAAGTAACATTTTCGTCCAATACATGCCCATGTTCTACAACCAATCCTGGGCTGGAGGTTTCGGATACTCTTTCCTGCTAATGTTGGTTACTCAGTTCATGGGCTTTGGATTAGCTGGTCTGCTCCGAAGAGTCGCCGTTTACCCCATCATGTCCATGTGGCCCACTATTCTCCCTACACTGGCAGTCAACAAAGCTCTTCTCGCCCCGAACCGAAGAGAGTCCATCAATGGATGGACTTTGAGTCGAtacaccttcttcttcattgTGTTCATAGGCTCTTTTCTTTACTTCTGGGTCCCCAACTACCTGTGGCAGGCCTTTTCTACTTGGAACTGGATGACCTGGATTGCCCCCAATAACGCTGATCTTGCAATTGTCACTGGTTCCTTTGGAGGTATGGGATACAACCCCATCCCCACGTTCGACTGGAACATGATCACCGGAGGAATCTCTCCCATTCTCATGCCCCtctacacctccatcaacttTGTCGGTGGTGTGTTTGTCTCTGGACTGGTCATCATGGCCATCtactacaccaacaacaactacaCCCGATGGATCCCGATTAACACCAACGAGTTGTACGACAACACAGGTAACCCTTTTGACGTCAAGAAGATTCTCACCAACTTTGTGTTTGACGACGAAAAATACAGAAAATACTCCCCTCCGTACTACTCAGCCGCCAACCTGGTCACCTACGGCGCTTTCTTCGCCATGTATCCCATGTCTTTTGTCTACTCGATTCTGTGCCACTACGAGACGATGGGTGTGGCTCTGAAAGACACCTGGAAGTCTCTGAGATATATTCACCGATCCAACTTTGAGGGACTTGAGGATCCCTTCTCTCGAATCCAGCGAAAGCACAAGGAAGTTCCCGACTGGTGGTTCTATTGTATTCTTCTCATCATGTTCGGTCTGTCTATCGCTCTGGTTGAGCACTGGCCGACAGACACTCCTGTGTGGGTCATTGTCCTCTGTCTGGGTCTTGTTgtcatcttcctcttccCCTTCACCATCTTTGCATCTCTGACCGGTGTGTCTCTTACCCTCAACGTGCTGGCTGAGCTCATTGTAGGATACGCTCTTCCTGGCAAGTTCCAGGCCCTCAATACCGCCAAAGCTCTGACTGTCCAGATTGCTGGCCAGGCTCAGAACTACGCCAGTGACCAGAAGCTGACCCACTACGCCCACTTGCCTCCCCGAAGCATTTTCAGTTGCCAACTGTGGGCCACTCTGGTAAACGGTCTGGTGTGTCTGGGAGTCCTCCAGTTCCAGATGCACGATGTAAAGGACATCTGTGACCCCCATAACAAGCTAAAGTTCACTTGTCCCGGAGaaaccaccttcttctccgcGTCCGTCATCTGGGGTGTCATTGGACCCAAGCGAATCTTCGACCACCAATATCCTGCTCTCAAGTGGATGTTTCTGCTTGGAGCTGGACTCGCCATGTGCTTCTGGGCAGCACAGATACTCATCCCCAACCTGCTCATGAAGAAGTATCCCATCAAGACTCGAAAGATCCAAAAGATCCAGCGAATGTTGCTGTCAGTCAACCCAATTCTCGTTGTCAATGCCTTCATTGCCGGTTGGGCGCCCACAAACCTCAGCTACTTCACAGGAGGCTTGTATGTGGCGCTGTTGTTCAACGGATACATCAAGAACCGGTTCTTGGCTTGGTGGAGAAAGTATGCCTATGTGTTCTCGGCAGCCATGGACACTGGTATCGCGCTCAGTGGTATCATCATTTTCTTTGCTGTCCAGTACAACGACTACAGCATTTCGTGGTGGGGCAACAACGTGATTGCCGAGGGTTTGGACTACAATGGAGTTCCGCCTCCCCCTCTTCCCGACGTGGGCTACTTTGGACCGGGCCCTGACCATTACCCTTAA